One Campylobacter concisus DNA window includes the following coding sequences:
- a CDS encoding sensor histidine kinase: MLIVVISVMLYHYIRVTVFQSVVNELNYQAEAYKKNPQNFNPLNSKTFTIENPNKTLATIKTDEPQDKETYIVTQKSKDQSKTILITKLDENSYLSLEKDTTLQAHIVEEIFIDIIIVNVSAILLVLFYALFLSRMLLIPIKILSHKLTNLDEKFLHEIDIKSLPDEFLPLGQSINRLISRIQTFVLYQKELFVGVAHELKTPLAVMKTKNEVTLLKPRESEKYIEALKSNNEAINGMNAMISSVLEIGRQEGAQFEEPVNTDVIGFLKKLAKNYEILAKNDEKNIKLDLKPEILNLKIQTSLLIHIVQNFVQNAIKFSPKNSTITISSKLIKNKFIIEVIDEGIGIDESKDLFAPFKRYGDKGGAGLGLFLAKGAAQALGGEVDIKNRNDRSGAVASLVLNIKG; this comes from the coding sequence ATGCTAATTGTAGTTATTTCGGTAATGCTTTATCACTATATAAGGGTTACCGTTTTTCAAAGTGTAGTTAATGAGCTAAACTATCAAGCTGAAGCTTATAAAAAAAATCCTCAGAATTTCAATCCTTTAAATTCAAAAACATTTACGATAGAAAATCCAAACAAAACTCTAGCAACGATAAAAACAGACGAACCACAAGATAAAGAAACATATATCGTAACGCAAAAATCAAAGGATCAAAGTAAGACTATTTTAATAACAAAACTCGATGAAAACAGTTATTTAAGCCTAGAAAAAGATACTACACTTCAAGCTCATATAGTAGAAGAAATTTTTATAGATATTATAATCGTAAATGTATCAGCGATACTTTTGGTGCTTTTTTATGCACTATTTTTATCAAGAATGCTTTTAATACCTATAAAAATTTTGAGTCACAAGCTTACAAATTTAGACGAAAAATTTCTTCATGAGATCGATATAAAAAGTCTACCAGATGAGTTTTTGCCACTTGGACAGAGCATAAATAGGCTAATCTCTCGCATCCAAACATTTGTCTTATACCAAAAAGAACTTTTTGTAGGCGTGGCACATGAGTTAAAAACACCGTTGGCTGTAATGAAAACAAAAAATGAAGTTACGCTTTTAAAGCCACGCGAGAGTGAAAAATATATTGAGGCTCTAAAATCAAATAATGAAGCTATAAACGGCATGAACGCAATGATAAGTTCTGTGCTTGAGATCGGCCGCCAAGAGGGAGCTCAGTTTGAAGAGCCAGTAAATACCGATGTCATAGGATTTTTAAAAAAACTTGCAAAAAACTATGAGATACTTGCGAAAAATGATGAAAAAAATATAAAACTAGACCTAAAACCAGAAATTTTAAATCTAAAAATACAAACTAGCTTACTAATACACATTGTGCAAAATTTTGTTCAAAATGCCATTAAATTTTCACCAAAAAATAGCACTATTACGATTAGCTCTAAGCTCATAAAAAATAAATTTATCATCGAAGTAATAGACGAGGGAATAGGTATAGATGAGAGTAAAGATTTATTTGCTCCATTTAAAAGATACGGCGACAAAGGTGGTGCTGGGCTTGGGTTATTCCTAGCTAAAGGTGCAGCGCAGGCTCTTGGTGGCGAAGTAGATATTAAAAATAGAAACGATAGAAGCGGTGCAGTCGCAAGCCTAGTTTTAAATATAAAAGGATAA
- a CDS encoding Ppx/GppA phosphatase family protein has product MAKRTAVIDLGSNSMRMAIFERTSRLAFFILAEYKTKVRLGEGGYGSNNEISESSMEKALKAFSEFSNIIKSYKCNKVLCVGTSALRDAPNANVLISLLRKKLGINLKVIDGKEEATFGAIAAKNLLHNIDECVTIDIGGGSTELARISKGKIIDTLSLDIGTVRLKELFFDKKNLNKLPKFLEQVTKQIDERFKCQNIIAIGGSLRAISSAIMSKNLYPLSSLHGFCYKFSDEQAYIESIANVSVLELNKFPIKKDRYDTIREGAHIFLALAKALNAKNIITSGVGVREGVFLKDFLRPSLKFPQNFNPSIKSLQDRFILSCNKSVTRYAKDIFMVLKKLHSLSDNYLEVLLVAAKLHNVGQEIGFYGDHKNSAYIVLNALNYGFSHEQKALIAVVIGTNGKKNIYEFERYKNLLPKAECIRWLSFILSLAKALDLTCERLNLNFEFSGHTLKIEGAKEFAMAKEEIKKITKPEIFAISFV; this is encoded by the coding sequence ATGGCAAAAAGAACCGCAGTAATCGACCTTGGCTCAAATTCTATGCGAATGGCGATATTTGAGAGAACGTCACGCTTAGCGTTTTTTATACTAGCTGAATATAAAACAAAAGTGCGTCTAGGCGAAGGTGGATATGGCTCAAACAATGAAATATCCGAAAGCTCAATGGAAAAAGCGCTAAAGGCCTTTAGCGAATTTTCAAATATCATAAAAAGCTACAAATGCAATAAAGTCTTATGTGTTGGTACTTCAGCGCTTAGGGATGCTCCAAACGCAAATGTTTTGATCTCTCTTTTAAGAAAAAAACTTGGCATAAATTTAAAAGTCATAGACGGCAAAGAAGAGGCTACTTTTGGTGCTATCGCAGCCAAAAATTTACTCCATAATATTGATGAATGCGTCACTATCGATATCGGTGGCGGATCAACTGAACTTGCTAGAATAAGCAAAGGCAAAATAATAGATACGCTCTCGCTTGATATTGGTACGGTTAGGTTAAAAGAGCTTTTTTTTGATAAAAAAAACTTAAATAAATTGCCAAAATTTTTAGAACAAGTTACAAAACAGATAGATGAGCGATTTAAATGCCAAAATATAATCGCTATTGGTGGCTCTCTTAGAGCGATATCATCTGCCATAATGAGCAAAAATTTATATCCACTCTCTTCACTGCATGGCTTTTGCTATAAGTTTAGCGACGAGCAAGCCTACATCGAGAGCATCGCAAACGTTAGCGTGCTTGAGCTAAATAAATTTCCTATAAAAAAAGATAGATACGACACCATTAGAGAGGGTGCACATATCTTTTTGGCCCTCGCCAAAGCTCTGAATGCCAAAAATATTATAACAAGTGGGGTTGGCGTAAGAGAGGGGGTGTTCTTGAAAGATTTTTTACGCCCTAGCCTTAAATTTCCACAAAATTTTAATCCGAGTATCAAAAGTTTGCAAGATCGTTTTATATTATCATGCAATAAATCGGTCACAAGATATGCAAAAGATATATTTATGGTATTAAAAAAGCTTCATAGTCTAAGCGATAACTATCTTGAAGTGCTTTTAGTTGCTGCAAAACTTCACAATGTAGGTCAAGAGATTGGCTTTTATGGCGATCATAAAAACTCAGCCTATATAGTCTTAAATGCCTTAAATTATGGCTTTTCGCATGAACAAAAAGCATTGATTGCAGTAGTAATTGGCACAAACGGAAAGAAAAATATATATGAATTTGAGCGATATAAAAATTTACTTCCAAAAGCCGAGTGTATAAGATGGCTAAGTTTTATACTCTCACTTGCAAAGGCACTTGATCTAACCTGTGAAAGGCTAAATTTAAACTTCGAATTTAGTGGACATACGCTAAAAATAGAAGGTGCAAAAGAATTTGCTATGGCAAAAGAAGAGATAAAAAAGATCACAAAACCTGAAATTTTTGCTATTTCGTTTGTATAA
- a CDS encoding excinuclease ABC subunit A: MKFILFFLLFATQILASNLLTYNIYERADRVDIMLSFDAPYEGNIFQKREKDTTSLILNSLNYDQSASKDINSKIIQELEIEPKQNSLVLNLRSNDAIIVNASKTTDSFGLRIRVTLKNAKPQIQNMPQASAKIEAPSTPKIDEEPMLNIDSRYFIVLSVLITLLVFLYVFKRYITSKSNDFSGFKAPRNQSQNDTKSMNWLLKNQNSNVNIIYEKYLDRTNKLMLLSYENRRYLVIVGSSNVMLDSFGEDKIQNEQDFAIFFEENKKKLSSFLEERKNSLSNYKDKMSGEF; the protein is encoded by the coding sequence ATGAAATTTATACTATTTTTCTTACTTTTTGCAACTCAAATTTTAGCTTCAAATCTATTAACTTACAATATCTATGAACGTGCTGATAGGGTTGATATTATGCTTAGTTTTGATGCACCTTATGAAGGAAATATCTTTCAAAAGCGCGAAAAAGACACAACATCTTTGATATTAAATTCGCTAAATTACGATCAAAGTGCTAGTAAAGACATAAACTCAAAGATTATTCAAGAGCTTGAGATAGAGCCAAAGCAAAACTCGCTTGTCTTAAATTTGCGCTCAAATGATGCTATTATCGTAAATGCTTCAAAGACGACTGATAGTTTTGGACTCCGCATTCGTGTAACTCTAAAAAATGCAAAACCTCAAATACAAAATATGCCTCAAGCTAGTGCAAAAATAGAGGCCCCTAGCACTCCAAAGATAGATGAAGAGCCTATGCTGAATATAGACTCAAGGTATTTTATAGTCTTAAGTGTGCTTATTACGCTTCTTGTATTTTTATATGTATTTAAAAGATATATTACGTCAAAGAGTAATGATTTTAGCGGATTTAAAGCACCTAGAAATCAGTCTCAAAATGATACAAAATCAATGAACTGGCTACTTAAAAATCAAAATAGTAACGTCAATATAATATATGAAAAGTATCTTGATCGCACGAATAAGCTAATGCTATTAAGCTATGAAAATAGGCGTTATTTGGTGATAGTTGGTAGCTCAAATGTAATGCTTGATAGCTTTGGTGAAGACAAGATACAAAATGAGCAGGATTTTGCTATATTTTTTGAAGAGAACAAGAAAAAGCTAAGCTCATTTTTAGAAGAGCGAAAAAATAGTTTAAGTAACTATAAAGATAAAATGAGCGGAGAATTTTAG
- the fliN gene encoding flagellar motor switch protein FliN codes for MNDESAIETLEQLGLFKSYDELMDISVDFIAELGTTTVSINELLKFEAGSVIDLEKPAGESVELYINNRIFGKGEVMVYEKNLAIRINEILDSKSVIQYFKKELL; via the coding sequence ATGAACGACGAGAGTGCGATAGAGACGCTAGAGCAGCTAGGGCTTTTTAAGAGCTATGATGAGCTTATGGATATAAGCGTTGATTTTATAGCTGAGCTAGGAACTACTACGGTTAGCATAAATGAGCTTTTGAAATTTGAAGCTGGCTCTGTTATAGACCTTGAAAAGCCAGCTGGTGAGAGTGTGGAGCTATATATAAATAATAGAATTTTTGGAAAAGGCGAAGTAATGGTTTATGAGAAAAATTTAGCCATCAGGATAAATGAAATTTTGGATTCAAAGTCAGTTATTCAGTACTTCAAAAAAGAACTTTTATGA
- a CDS encoding chemotaxis protein CheX codes for MRKVIDEATSYLCKDTLGLDLEFGKSLGKGFYGASIPVYKGKSEYHFYLFFKKDTLKIFMNAFFGHEDVDGGDLDDLCKEIANQIIGKAKNLLNEKEPNAYKLGTPEFLGEVENFGIKLKEKFVYKIKNRTFQIGYNIQ; via the coding sequence ATGAGAAAAGTTATAGATGAAGCTACAAGCTATCTTTGCAAGGATACTTTAGGGCTGGATTTAGAGTTTGGCAAGAGTCTAGGTAAAGGATTTTACGGAGCTAGCATACCAGTCTATAAGGGCAAAAGCGAGTATCATTTTTACCTATTTTTTAAAAAAGATACTTTGAAAATTTTCATGAATGCCTTTTTTGGTCACGAAGATGTTGATGGTGGTGATCTAGACGATCTTTGTAAAGAGATAGCAAATCAGATCATTGGCAAAGCTAAAAATTTACTAAATGAAAAAGAGCCAAATGCTTATAAGCTTGGAACGCCTGAATTTTTAGGCGAAGTTGAAAATTTTGGTATCAAACTAAAAGAGAAATTTGTATATAAAATAAAAAATAGAACATTTCAAATAGGCTACAACATACAATGA
- the trpA gene encoding tryptophan synthase subunit alpha, with translation MDKVRSAFNGKKANIGYIVAGYPSLEKTKEFLENLDESTLDLVEIGIPYSDPLADGKLIAQASFETVQNGVNTDVVFDMLESCKAKVTKPLVFLVYYNIIFAYGVDKFLKRSVEAGVSGFIVPDLPCEECEEFALKCKELNLSLIPLISVTSGSRADGILKFGSGFIYALGAIGVSGSKRADEDRIKKLVLELKKKSDLPVAVGFGIKNKDDVNEVKKYADGAIIGTQIVKLCAEFSGEKLVKEIDKLF, from the coding sequence ATGGATAAGGTTAGAAGCGCATTTAACGGCAAAAAGGCAAACATCGGCTACATCGTGGCTGGATATCCAAGCTTAGAAAAAACGAAGGAATTTTTAGAAAATTTAGATGAGAGCACGCTAGATCTAGTTGAGATCGGCATCCCTTACTCTGACCCGCTAGCTGATGGCAAACTCATCGCGCAAGCTAGCTTTGAGACGGTGCAAAATGGCGTAAATACAGACGTTGTCTTTGATATGCTTGAGAGTTGCAAGGCAAAAGTGACAAAGCCACTTGTTTTTTTGGTTTATTACAACATCATCTTTGCTTATGGTGTTGATAAATTTCTAAAAAGATCAGTTGAGGCTGGAGTTAGCGGCTTTATCGTGCCGGATCTGCCTTGCGAGGAGTGCGAGGAATTTGCTCTAAAGTGCAAGGAGCTAAATTTAAGCCTGATACCACTTATCAGCGTCACATCTGGTAGTAGAGCGGATGGAATTTTAAAATTTGGCTCAGGATTTATCTACGCTCTTGGCGCGATCGGCGTTAGCGGTTCAAAAAGGGCTGATGAAGATAGGATAAAAAAATTGGTCCTAGAGCTTAAGAAAAAGAGCGATTTGCCAGTGGCTGTTGGCTTTGGTATAAAAAACAAAGATGATGTTAATGAAGTAAAAAAATATGCTGACGGAGCGATAATAGGTACGCAAATAGTTAAGCTTTGTGCCGAATTTAGCGGTGAAAAGCTAGTAAAAGAGATAGATAAACTCTTTTAA
- the trpB gene encoding tryptophan synthase subunit beta yields the protein MNSKAYFGKFGGQFVPETVMFALDELENAYESIAKTKEFKDELDDLLKNYVGRPSPLFFAKRLSEHYGHEIYLKREDLNHTGAHKINNALAQALLAKKMGKKKILAETGAGQHGVATATAAALLGLECDVYMGATDVARQQLNAFRMQLLGAKVVSVEDGLKTLKEATTAAIQAWVNEIESAFYVIGSAVGPHPYPKIVRDFQSVIGTEAKAQLADYGKKADYVIACVGGGSNAIGIFSAFLDDESVNLVGIEAGGLGIETPYHAATLSKGKTGIIHGMKTTVLQDEYGMISPVHSISAGLDYPGIGPEHAHLNDIKRVKYEAVTDDECINALYFLSKMEGIIPAIESAHALAYLEKLCPKLDKKSVIVVNVSGRGDKDINTVIGYEKGKIYG from the coding sequence ATGAATAGTAAGGCGTATTTTGGAAAATTTGGCGGGCAGTTCGTGCCTGAGACGGTGATGTTTGCCCTTGATGAGCTAGAAAATGCTTATGAGAGCATCGCAAAGACAAAAGAGTTTAAAGATGAGCTTGATGATCTTTTGAAAAACTACGTTGGCAGGCCTAGTCCGCTCTTTTTTGCAAAGCGCCTAAGCGAGCACTACGGACATGAAATTTACCTAAAAAGAGAGGATCTAAACCACACGGGTGCGCACAAGATAAATAACGCCCTAGCTCAAGCACTGCTTGCTAAAAAAATGGGTAAAAAGAAAATTTTAGCTGAGACTGGAGCTGGTCAGCACGGTGTGGCAACAGCGACTGCAGCAGCACTTTTGGGCTTAGAGTGTGACGTATATATGGGCGCAACAGACGTGGCTAGACAGCAGCTAAATGCCTTTCGTATGCAGCTTCTTGGCGCAAAAGTGGTGAGCGTAGAAGACGGCTTAAAAACGCTAAAAGAGGCGACTACGGCGGCCATACAAGCGTGGGTAAATGAGATAGAGAGCGCATTTTACGTCATTGGCTCAGCCGTTGGTCCACACCCATATCCAAAGATCGTGCGTGACTTTCAAAGCGTGATCGGCACAGAGGCCAAAGCTCAGCTTGCAGATTACGGCAAAAAGGCCGACTACGTCATTGCCTGCGTTGGCGGCGGCAGCAATGCTATTGGCATTTTTAGTGCGTTTTTGGACGATGAGAGCGTAAATTTAGTAGGTATTGAGGCTGGCGGTCTTGGCATAGAGACACCTTATCATGCAGCTACGCTTAGCAAAGGCAAAACTGGCATCATCCACGGCATGAAAACGACGGTCTTGCAAGATGAGTACGGCATGATCTCGCCAGTTCACAGCATCTCAGCAGGCCTAGACTACCCAGGCATCGGCCCAGAGCACGCCCACCTAAACGACATCAAAAGGGTAAAATATGAAGCTGTAACTGACGATGAGTGCATAAATGCCTTGTATTTTCTAAGCAAAATGGAAGGCATCATCCCAGCCATCGAGAGCGCGCACGCACTGGCGTATCTGGAGAAGCTTTGCCCAAAACTTGATAAAAAAAGCGTCATCGTCGTAAACGTCTCAGGCAGGGGCGATAAGGATATAAACACAGTTATCGGCTACGAAAAAGGAAAAATTTATGGATAA
- a CDS encoding phosphoribosylanthranilate isomerase, with translation MALVKICGIKTLDEASAVCALDVDFIGLIFAKSKRKVELNLARQIVKFAHSNGKKVVGVFAEQSECEIIEICQFAGLDVAQMHGVVSENLEANLKDMGLEIWQVFSVKDSLPEVDFKHFDMALFDCKGENAGGNGISFDWKILKEVKFKFGMAGGIGEHNIKEALKFRPYLVDINSKVEDENGIKDAQKIERILKIIGEVEDE, from the coding sequence ATGGCGCTGGTTAAAATTTGTGGTATCAAAACGCTAGACGAGGCGAGTGCGGTTTGCGCTTTGGATGTTGATTTTATCGGGCTGATATTTGCCAAAAGCAAAAGAAAGGTCGAGCTAAATTTAGCCAGGCAGATAGTGAAATTTGCTCACAGCAATGGCAAAAAAGTAGTTGGCGTTTTTGCGGAGCAAAGTGAGTGCGAGATAATAGAAATTTGTCAGTTTGCTGGTCTTGACGTAGCTCAGATGCATGGAGTAGTGAGTGAAAATTTAGAGGCAAATTTAAAAGATATGGGGCTTGAGATTTGGCAGGTTTTTAGCGTGAAAGATAGCTTGCCAGAGGTTGATTTTAAGCATTTTGACATGGCGCTTTTTGACTGCAAGGGCGAAAATGCCGGTGGAAATGGCATTAGCTTTGATTGGAAAATTTTAAAAGAGGTTAAATTTAAATTTGGCATGGCTGGGGGCATAGGCGAGCACAACATCAAAGAGGCGCTGAAATTTAGGCCATATTTAGTCGATATCAACTCCAAAGTCGAGGACGAAAATGGCATAAAAGATGCGCAAAAGATAGAGAGAATTTTAAAGATCATAGGTGAGGTAGAAGATGAATAG